The DNA segment CGTCAATATCATGGCCTTTGGCGCTACGCACCCAGCCCATCTGCGACAGCACGATCGTCACCGGTTCAGACGGCAGCATGTCATGCTCGCTCATCGCTTTAGCTTCTTCACGCTCGCGCAGTGGGGAGCGGCGATCGTCGCCATACGCGTCTGAATCCGCCTGCAACTCTTTCTTCAGCAGGGTGTTCATTTTGCGCTCGGAGGCCAGAATGCCCTGCAATTGATCGCGTTCTTTCGCCAGCTCATCCTGTTCGCCGCGAATCTTCATCTCTTCCAGTTTGGCGAGATGGCGCAGTTTCAGTTCGAGGATGGCTTCGGCCTGAGTTTCCGTGATGCCAAAACGCGACATCAGCGCCGGTTTCGGTTCATCCTCATGGCGGATTATCTCAATCACTTCGTCGATATTGAGAAACGCCACCAGCAAACCTTCCAGAATATGCAGGCGCTTGAGGACTTTCTCCAGACGATAGTTCAGGCGGCGGCGTACGGTATCGCGACGGAACGCCAGCCATTCGGTCAGGATCTCCAGCAGGTTTTTCACCGCCGGGCGACCGTCCAGACCGATCATGTTCAGGTTGATGCGGTAGCTCTTTTCCAGGTCCGTGGTCGCAAACAGGTGGTTCATCACCTGCTCCATATCCACGCGGTTGGAACGCGGCACGATCACCAGACGAGTCGGGTTTTCGTGATCGGACTCGTCGCGCAGATCGTCAACCATCGGCAGCTTTTTGTTCCGCATCTGGGCAGCGATCTGCTCCAGTACGCGAGCGCCGGACACCTGGTGCGGCAGCGCGGTAATCACCACCGCGCCATCTTCTTTTTTCCATACCGCGCGCATACGCACGGAGCCGCGACCATTTTCGTAAATCTTACGGATTTCCGCACGGGAGGTGATGATTTCCGCTTCGGTCGGGTAGTCCGGCCCCTGCACGATATCCAGCACCTGCTCAAGCGTTGTTTTCGGCTGCTCAATCAGGGTGATCGCGGCTTTCGCCACTTCGCGCAGGTTATGCGGCGGAATGTCTGTCGCCATCCCAACGGCGATGCCGGTGGTGCCGTTGAGCAGAATATTGGGCAGACGCGCAGGCAGCATCTTCGGCTCTTGCAAGGTGCCGTCAAAGTTCGGCACCCAGTCCGCCGTCCCCTGACCGAGTTCACTCAGCAGGACTTCCGCGTATTTCGACAGACGGGATTCGGTATAACGCATCGCCGCGAAGGATTTCGGATCGTCCGGCGCGCCCCAGTTCCCCTGCCCGTCAACCAGCGGGTAACGGTAAGAGAACGGCTGCGCCATCAGCACCATCGCTTCATAACAGGCGCTGTCGCCGTGCGGATGGTATTTACCCAGCACGTCGCCGACGGTACGGGCGGATTTTTTAAATTTGGCGCTGGCGTTCAGCCCCAGTTCAGACATCGCGTACACGATGCGACGCTGAACCGGCTTCAGTCCGTCACCAATAAACGGCAACGCCCTGTCCATGATGACGTACATGGAGTAGTTCAGATAGGCGTTTTCCGTGAATTCATGCAGCGCAAGGCGCTCTGCCATATCGCTCATTAATCGTGGTTCCTCAACTGTTAGCCTGAACAATAACCCAGTATCCGTCAGGCAATATTGCCGCAGATACTACCTTATCTGGCGCGTTGAGTCACAAAGAAAAAGGGCCGCGAGTGCGGCCCTGATGGGGTTTATTTGGCGACTTTGGTGATTTGCTTCACGTCGATTTCAACGGAATTCCAGTCTTTATCCACTTCGCCCTGGATTTCAACCAGGTCCTGCGGCGTTACGGTAACGCCGTTCCAGCGTTTGTGGTCGATATCGACATTCACCGTCCCGGTGGCATCCTTGAACAGATACAGATCGTCGGAGATACGCTCAACGATGTTACCGCGCAGGGTGACCCAGGCGTCATCACGCATTGATTTCGCGCTTTCTACGGTCGTATTACTCCCGTTCGGGCCAACAAACCCGCCGCCCTGACTTTGCGTCGCCGTCGGGCCAGAAAATCCACCTTGCTGAGCCGCCAGAACCGGAGCGGAACACAACGCCATTACGGCAACCATTGCAGCCAATTTTTTCATGACTCTCTCTCCCTTTTTACGCTGTTTCGTCTCAATTAAATAAGGTAATCCTTAACAACTTCTTAAGGCAAAAAAAGATACTTTTTTTTCTGTACAACGCGCGCCACGACAGGGTTTACTGGCGAGAGAAAGAGTCACCGCAGGGATGAACATATGCGTATTTTACTGGTAGAAGATGACGCGCTGATTGGCGACGGCATCAAGGCGGGTTTAAGCAAA comes from the Citrobacter koseri ATCC BAA-895 genome and includes:
- the parC gene encoding DNA topoisomerase IV subunit A yields the protein MSDMAERLALHEFTENAYLNYSMYVIMDRALPFIGDGLKPVQRRIVYAMSELGLNASAKFKKSARTVGDVLGKYHPHGDSACYEAMVLMAQPFSYRYPLVDGQGNWGAPDDPKSFAAMRYTESRLSKYAEVLLSELGQGTADWVPNFDGTLQEPKMLPARLPNILLNGTTGIAVGMATDIPPHNLREVAKAAITLIEQPKTTLEQVLDIVQGPDYPTEAEIITSRAEIRKIYENGRGSVRMRAVWKKEDGAVVITALPHQVSGARVLEQIAAQMRNKKLPMVDDLRDESDHENPTRLVIVPRSNRVDMEQVMNHLFATTDLEKSYRINLNMIGLDGRPAVKNLLEILTEWLAFRRDTVRRRLNYRLEKVLKRLHILEGLLVAFLNIDEVIEIIRHEDEPKPALMSRFGITETQAEAILELKLRHLAKLEEMKIRGEQDELAKERDQLQGILASERKMNTLLKKELQADSDAYGDDRRSPLREREEAKAMSEHDMLPSEPVTIVLSQMGWVRSAKGHDIDAQGLNYKSGDSWKASAKGKSNQPVVFIDTTGRSYAIDPITLPSARGQGEPLTGKLTLPPGATVEHMLMEGDEQKLLMASDAGYGFVCTFNDLVARNRAGKALITLPENAHVMPPVVIEDETDMLLAITAAGRMLMFPVSDLPQLSKGKGNKIINIPSAEAARGDDTLAQLYVLPPQSTLTIHVGKRKIKLRPEELQKVTGERGRRGTLMRGLQRIDRIEIDSPRRARDGDSEE
- a CDS encoding YgiW/YdeI family stress tolerance OB fold protein produces the protein MKKLAAMVAVMALCSAPVLAAQQGGFSGPTATQSQGGGFVGPNGSNTTVESAKSMRDDAWVTLRGNIVERISDDLYLFKDATGTVNVDIDHKRWNGVTVTPQDLVEIQGEVDKDWNSVEIDVKQITKVAK